The Montipora foliosa isolate CH-2021 chromosome 1, ASM3666993v2, whole genome shotgun sequence genome has a window encoding:
- the LOC137975051 gene encoding probable ubiquitin-conjugating enzyme E2 C isoform X1, with amino-acid sequence MASQGGDSVKRLQSDLLDLMKNVSTDGSVSAFPVTNLLEWIGTIRGGKGTVYDGKEYKLTLEFPSTYPHKPPVVKFKTPCYHPNVDHQGNICLDILKENWSSTYTVRSLLLSIQSLLGEPNNDSPLNAEAAKYWNKEIYKKELEKFESMMAKKL; translated from the exons ATGGCTTCCCAAGGAGGAGACTCTGTCAAAAG ATTACAATCGGACCTCCTCGACCTTATGAAAAATGTATCG ACGGACGGCAGTGTTTCAGCTTTTCCAGTCACAAACTTGCTGGAGTGGATTGGAACCATTCGCGGAGGAAAGGGAACG GTATATGACGGAAAGGAATACAAATTAACATTAGAATTCCCAAGCACATACCCACACAAACCTCCAGTCGTGAAGTTCAAGACACCATGTTATCATCCAAATGTTGATCATCAAGGAAACATCTGCTTAGATATACTAAAG GAGAATTGGTCATCAACTTATACTGTAAGATCCTTGCTACTCTCGATTCAGTCTCTACTGGGAG AGCCAAACAATGATAGTCCTCTTAATGCTGAAGCTGCAAAATATTGGAATAAAGAAA tttacaagAAAGAattagagaaatttgaaagtatgATGGCAAAAAAATTATGA
- the LOC137975051 gene encoding ubiquitin-conjugating enzyme E2 C-like isoform X2, whose protein sequence is MASQGGDSVKRLQSDLLDLMKNVSTDGSVSAFPVTNLLEWIGTIRGGKGTVYDGKEYKLTLEFPSTYPHKPPVVKFKTPCYHPNVDHQGNICLDILKENWSSTYTVRSLLLSIQSLLGEPNNDSPLNAEAAKYWNKESQYPCG, encoded by the exons ATGGCTTCCCAAGGAGGAGACTCTGTCAAAAG ATTACAATCGGACCTCCTCGACCTTATGAAAAATGTATCG ACGGACGGCAGTGTTTCAGCTTTTCCAGTCACAAACTTGCTGGAGTGGATTGGAACCATTCGCGGAGGAAAGGGAACG GTATATGACGGAAAGGAATACAAATTAACATTAGAATTCCCAAGCACATACCCACACAAACCTCCAGTCGTGAAGTTCAAGACACCATGTTATCATCCAAATGTTGATCATCAAGGAAACATCTGCTTAGATATACTAAAG GAGAATTGGTCATCAACTTATACTGTAAGATCCTTGCTACTCTCGATTCAGTCTCTACTGGGAG AGCCAAACAATGATAGTCCTCTTAATGCTGAAGCTGCAAAATATTGGAATAAAGAAAGTCAGTATCCTTGCGGCTGA